A stretch of the Archangium violaceum genome encodes the following:
- a CDS encoding RNA polymerase sigma factor, translating into MSGGSGNEGGEAGGARARFELEVEPLLPRLHRLCMTLCRDKQEAEDLLQDSLVRAFLHRDSYQQRGSFFGWLCGIVRNQFVESRRAVSRRRSLLDSVLEGASSVLGSLFTGGTEQPSPETQVCQSEEAELLMRCLRSLPEKFRLVVLLCDVEELGYEEVAESLDLPVGTVKSRHFRGRAQLGERFKSMVAQQAQVVSAGGRP; encoded by the coding sequence ATGAGCGGGGGCTCTGGAAATGAAGGAGGCGAGGCGGGAGGAGCGCGTGCGCGCTTCGAACTGGAGGTGGAGCCTCTGCTGCCACGGCTCCATCGCCTCTGCATGACCCTGTGCCGTGACAAACAGGAGGCGGAGGATTTGCTTCAGGACTCGCTGGTACGTGCCTTCCTCCATCGGGACAGCTATCAGCAGCGGGGCTCCTTCTTCGGGTGGCTATGCGGCATCGTGCGCAACCAGTTCGTGGAGAGTCGGCGCGCGGTGTCCCGGCGCCGCTCGTTGCTGGACTCCGTCCTGGAGGGCGCCTCGTCGGTGCTCGGCTCTCTCTTCACCGGAGGGACGGAGCAGCCGAGCCCGGAGACCCAGGTGTGCCAGTCCGAAGAGGCGGAGCTGTTGATGAGGTGTCTGCGTTCCCTGCCCGAGAAGTTCCGGTTGGTGGTCCTCCTGTGTGACGTGGAAGAGTTGGGATATGAAGAGGTGGCGGAATCCCTGGACCTTCCAGTGGGGACGGTGAAGAGCCGTCACTTCAGGGGCCGCGCCCAGTTGGGGGAGCGCTTCAAGTCCATGGTGGCCCAACAAGCGCAGGTCGTCAGCGCAGGAGGACGTCCGTGA